Proteins encoded in a region of the Triplophysa dalaica isolate WHDGS20190420 chromosome 10, ASM1584641v1, whole genome shotgun sequence genome:
- the LOC130429780 gene encoding natural killer cell receptor 2B4-like has translation MSHFILFCYCLCGLFGVFSESVSVTEGDSVTLSVNLTEVKDRIYWKFGAQDVVIAEINAVNNNKSLYEDRADGRFRDRLKLDHTGSLTINNITNTHSGLYKLINTNTEKQLNIFNITVYARLPVPVISRNSSQCSSSSNCSVLCSVMNVSHDVSLSWYKGKGLLSSISVFDLNIRLSLPLEVENEDNNTYRCVINNPITNLTQHLNITQHCQTCSGVIHIVVICCAVVGPVMSALLIFCIRKQTHTQQQQDQADEDQITYADTTFCKSQTHKPSVLEDDVVYAGVLRR, from the exons AtgtctcattttattttattctgttattGTTTGTGCGGTCTGTTTG GTGTGTTTAGTGAGTCTGTGTCAGTGACTGaaggagattctgtcactctgtcTGTGAATCTCACTGAAGTGAAAGATAGAATCTACTGGAAGTTTGGAGCTCAAGATGTTGTCATAGCTGAGATCAATGCAGTGAACAATAACAAGAGTTTATATGAAGACAGAGCTGATGgaagattcagagacagactgaagctggatcacactggatctctcaccatcaacaacatcacaaacacacactctggactttataaactcaTCAACACCAACACAGAGAAACAACTCAATATATTCAACATTACTGTCTACG CTCgtctgcctgttcctgtcatctccagaaactcttctcaatgttcttcatcatcaaattgttctgtgttgtgctcagtgatgaatgtgtcacatgatgtgagtctctcctggtacaaaggaaagggtttattgtccagcatcagtgtgtttgatctcaacatcagactctctctacctctggaggtggaaaaTGAAGACaacaacacatacagatgtgtcatcaacaatcccatcacaaacctcacacaacaTCTCAACATCACTCAACACTGTCAGACATGTTCAG GTGTTATTCATATAGTTGTGATCtgttgtgctgttgttggaCCTGTGATGAGTGCACTTCTCATCTTCTGcatcagaaaacaaacacacacacaacaacaacaag ATCAGGCcgatgaagatcagatcactTATGCAGATACAACGTTCTGTAAAAGTCAAACTCATAAACCG aGTGTGCTGGAGGATGATGTGGTGTATGCAGGAGTCTTGAGAAGATGA